In a single window of the Methanolobus psychrophilus R15 genome:
- a CDS encoding putative asparagine synthetase, glutamine-hydrolyzing — MCGKMCGITGFNWKDAKLLKKMCDAIKHRGPDDEGAHVDDTVSLGHRRLSILDLSEKGHQPMYSEDGDLVLVYNGEIYNFLEIKEELISKGHHFRSRTDTEVILHCYQEYGTDCVRHFNGMWAFCIYDRSKNNLFLSRDRFGIKPLYYHYDGSSFIFASEIKALLEHDIPRKENREIIFDYLYYNLTDHTEDTFFKGIRRLMPGHNLIFDLNTNKMEISRYYDVHDRLTEGANDCGKLKEIFTDAVRKRLIADVPVGSCLSGGIDSSAIVVTMRKVDPDARIKTFSLRFPDVKINETAYQKEVNEMVDSVSYSVTPESSELMRDLEDLFMTQEEPFSGTSVYGQYRVMKLAKDSGVKVLLDGQGADEVLAGYHYFHGYYYYELLKGFDIPHLMKEANQHYSKSGSLSPMIYLLLRATTDNMKKLLYKHRKVPFLSQDFIKENHQRKDSRWHLSSLDEALYESLMVYSLPHLLRFEDKNSMRFSIESRVPFLDYRFVEYAFSMPSEMKIKEGVTKHAFRKAMEGDLPQSILSRYDKIGFATPEQKWLRDKAMVELMHKIISSESFKSRDFWNAELVTDMYDKLLSGESSGIFVGTDIWRCISVELWMQLYIEKRYSAASVYAALPDTRPVGMVSPREAAVETLT; from the coding sequence ATGTGTGGTAAAATGTGTGGGATTACAGGATTTAACTGGAAAGACGCGAAGCTACTTAAAAAGATGTGCGACGCGATAAAGCATAGGGGACCTGATGATGAGGGAGCCCATGTTGATGACACTGTGTCTCTGGGGCACAGAAGACTGTCCATACTGGACCTTTCAGAGAAAGGGCACCAGCCGATGTACAGTGAGGATGGTGACCTGGTTTTGGTCTATAATGGGGAAATATATAACTTTTTGGAAATAAAAGAAGAACTAATATCAAAAGGACATCACTTCAGGAGCAGGACTGATACAGAAGTTATACTCCATTGCTATCAGGAATACGGTACTGACTGTGTCCGACATTTCAATGGGATGTGGGCATTCTGTATATATGATAGATCAAAGAACAATCTTTTTTTGAGCCGGGACAGGTTTGGCATAAAGCCTCTATATTATCACTATGACGGCTCATCATTCATCTTCGCGTCAGAGATAAAGGCCCTTCTTGAACACGACATACCTAGGAAGGAGAACAGGGAGATAATCTTTGATTACCTGTACTATAACCTGACAGATCATACAGAGGATACCTTTTTTAAGGGTATCAGAAGACTGATGCCAGGACACAACCTCATCTTTGACCTCAATACCAATAAAATGGAAATAAGCAGGTATTACGATGTCCATGACAGGCTGACTGAAGGTGCAAACGATTGTGGTAAACTGAAAGAGATCTTCACGGATGCTGTACGTAAGAGGCTGATTGCCGATGTTCCTGTGGGCAGCTGCCTGAGCGGAGGCATCGACTCCTCAGCCATCGTTGTCACAATGAGGAAAGTTGACCCGGACGCCCGGATAAAAACATTTTCCCTGAGATTCCCGGATGTGAAGATAAATGAGACCGCTTACCAGAAAGAGGTCAACGAAATGGTCGACTCGGTCAGCTATTCTGTGACCCCTGAATCCTCCGAGCTCATGCGGGACCTTGAGGATCTGTTCATGACACAGGAAGAGCCCTTCAGCGGAACAAGCGTGTACGGGCAGTACCGGGTCATGAAGCTTGCAAAGGACAGCGGTGTCAAGGTACTGCTGGATGGGCAGGGGGCGGACGAGGTACTGGCAGGGTATCACTATTTCCATGGGTACTACTATTACGAGCTGCTAAAAGGATTCGATATTCCTCACCTGATGAAAGAAGCAAACCAACACTATTCCAAATCCGGTTCTCTTTCACCAATGATATACCTGTTACTTCGTGCGACCACTGATAACATGAAGAAACTTCTCTACAAGCACAGGAAGGTGCCTTTCCTCTCACAGGATTTCATTAAAGAGAACCACCAGCGTAAAGATAGCAGGTGGCATCTGTCATCACTGGATGAAGCTCTGTACGAAAGCCTTATGGTGTATTCACTTCCGCACTTGCTGAGGTTTGAGGATAAGAATTCCATGAGGTTCTCTATCGAGTCCAGGGTACCTTTCCTTGACTACCGCTTTGTAGAGTATGCTTTTTCCATGCCATCGGAAATGAAGATAAAGGAAGGTGTGACCAAGCACGCATTTAGGAAAGCTATGGAAGGAGACCTGCCGCAAAGCATACTTTCAAGATATGATAAGATCGGGTTTGCAACACCTGAGCAGAAATGGCTCCGGGACAAAGCAATGGTTGAGCTCATGCACAAGATAATAAGCTCAGAGAGCTTCAAGTCAAGGGATTTCTGGAACGCGGAGCTGGTTACAGATATGTATGACAAGTTATTGTCCGGGGAATCGTCAGGCATCTTTGTGGGTACCGATATCTGGCGATGCATTTCTGTCGAATTATGGATGCAGCTTTACATCGAAAAGCGGTATTCTGCTGCATCCGTGTACGCAGCGCTGCCTGACACCAGGCCGGTCGGGATGGTTTCACCTCGTGAGGCAGCTGTTGAAACATTGACATAA
- a CDS encoding Abortive infection protein, with the protein MNISDISQQLTHDARIILVPVFLIMFAELLLLVGQDYLSIWVHVGIILCLPFACVYFHNKELTMVFQALMLLSLLRLVNISMPVFFETTLYIFIFIYAPLIIPIYIVLTAQNFQFSFRISDEVKKDRVKYSFIAVIVALAIAQGEYAIIEAGYLIPDLSFMSLLQLSIVMIIFVGLIEEVIFRYILQTRLEQTLGIWPALLIASALFGVMHSGYGTIYEVLMTALAGLIIGYIYIRTRSLYLITMVHGLTNVFLFGIIPHIGPGLGLF; encoded by the coding sequence ATGAACATCTCAGATATATCGCAACAATTGACGCATGATGCAAGAATTATACTTGTGCCTGTGTTTTTAATCATGTTCGCAGAACTTTTGTTACTTGTAGGTCAGGATTATCTTTCTATCTGGGTGCATGTTGGCATTATCCTATGCTTGCCATTCGCCTGCGTTTATTTCCATAACAAGGAACTTACAATGGTCTTTCAGGCCCTGATGCTTTTATCACTTCTAAGACTTGTGAATATATCGATGCCTGTTTTCTTTGAAACGACACTATACATATTCATATTCATCTATGCTCCACTTATTATCCCGATATATATCGTTCTGACTGCACAGAACTTTCAGTTTTCATTTCGAATAAGTGATGAAGTGAAGAAAGACCGTGTAAAATATTCCTTTATTGCAGTCATCGTAGCACTTGCAATTGCACAAGGAGAATACGCTATTATTGAAGCTGGTTACCTCATACCGGATCTTTCATTCATGAGCCTGCTGCAACTATCGATAGTTATGATCATTTTTGTAGGACTTATTGAAGAGGTCATATTCAGGTACATCCTGCAAACAAGGCTGGAACAGACGCTTGGCATCTGGCCGGCACTATTGATAGCAAGTGCACTTTTTGGTGTCATGCACTCTGGCTATGGCACAATATATGAAGTTCTCATGACCGCACTTGCAGGTCTTATAATCGGATACATATATATCAGGACCAGAAGTTTGTATCTGATAACTATGGTCCATGGTCTCACAAACGTGTTCCTGTTCGGCATCATTCCCCATATTGGGCCAGGCCTTGGTTTATTTTGA
- a CDS encoding pyridoxamine 5'-phosphate oxidase-related FMN-binding protein, giving the protein MSEKHLVESLKSLLKEQKLAVLASIHEDVPYTNLVGFVATDDLKYIFFVTPVATRKYCYLITSQKASMMIDNRSNNESDFKDAMAVNATGKVMEAEKTDELKDLYLEKHPYLHDFLLSPSSALMRMEVKSYIVASKFQNVVEIDMS; this is encoded by the coding sequence ATGTCAGAGAAGCATTTAGTGGAAAGTCTGAAGTCTCTTCTCAAAGAGCAAAAACTTGCTGTACTTGCAAGCATTCATGAGGATGTGCCTTATACGAACCTTGTGGGGTTTGTGGCCACTGACGATCTTAAATACATATTTTTTGTAACCCCTGTAGCTACCAGGAAATATTGTTACCTCATAACTTCCCAGAAAGCATCCATGATGATCGATAACAGATCCAATAACGAGAGCGATTTCAAGGATGCTATGGCTGTTAATGCGACCGGGAAAGTCATGGAGGCAGAGAAAACAGATGAACTTAAAGATCTATATCTGGAAAAACACCCGTATCTCCATGATTTCCTGCTCTCTCCGTCATCCGCCCTGATGAGAATGGAGGTCAAAAGCTATATAGTTGCAAGCAAGTTCCAGAATGTTGTGGAGATAGATATGTCATAA
- a CDS encoding pyridoxamine 5'-phosphate oxidase-related protein, translating into MQNRMKEHQLEEEQITGLLERATVGNLATIDKSGYPYAVPVHFIYHDGRIYIHGLPHGQKISNILANEKVCFQVHDMKGLILDEAPCDVNTEYESVVIIGTAVIIDDHSQKEAVLDRVVEKYTPSLKGAALPDDMVRGTSVIEVTIKECTGKYYK; encoded by the coding sequence ATGCAAAATCGGATGAAGGAGCATCAGTTAGAAGAAGAGCAAATAACAGGGCTCTTAGAAAGGGCAACTGTAGGCAATCTTGCAACGATCGATAAAAGTGGATACCCGTATGCTGTTCCAGTGCATTTCATTTACCATGATGGCAGAATTTACATTCACGGGCTGCCACATGGACAGAAGATCAGCAATATATTGGCAAATGAGAAAGTATGCTTTCAGGTCCATGATATGAAGGGCCTTATACTCGATGAAGCACCTTGTGATGTCAACACGGAGTATGAAAGCGTTGTAATTATTGGAACAGCAGTGATAATTGATGACCACAGTCAAAAAGAGGCTGTTCTGGACAGGGTCGTAGAGAAATATACCCCTTCTCTCAAGGGAGCAGCATTGCCCGATGATATGGTCAGAGGAACATCCGTGATAGAGGTGACCATCAAAGAGTGTACAGGCAAATATTATAAGTGA
- a CDS encoding beta-Ig-H3/fasciclin gives MKMMKMLMLLIITTAILLAGCAEQPQETEIDETDVNETEEMNIVEVAVSAGSFNTLVQAVQEAGLVETLSGEGPFTVFAPTDEAFAALPEGTLDALLADEEALRAVLTYHVVAGEYMASDVIQMESLTTVQGEDIAILVTDGNVMVNNANVTQTDIEASNGVIHIIDQVILPPSMT, from the coding sequence ATGAAAATGATGAAGATGTTAATGTTGTTAATTATAACAACAGCTATACTTTTAGCAGGCTGTGCAGAACAGCCTCAGGAAACAGAGATTGATGAAACAGATGTTAATGAAACAGAAGAGATGAATATTGTAGAAGTTGCTGTAAGTGCAGGTTCGTTCAACACCTTAGTTCAGGCTGTTCAGGAAGCAGGACTAGTCGAAACCTTAAGTGGTGAAGGACCATTCACTGTGTTTGCACCAACAGACGAAGCATTTGCAGCATTGCCTGAGGGAACTCTTGATGCGCTGCTGGCAGATGAAGAAGCACTGAGAGCTGTGCTCACATATCACGTTGTAGCCGGAGAATATATGGCTAGTGATGTTATTCAAATGGAATCCCTGACAACAGTACAGGGCGAAGACATCGCTATCCTTGTAACTGACGGAAATGTTATGGTGAACAATGCCAATGTGACACAGACCGACATTGAAGCCAGCAATGGTGTGATCCATATCATAGACCAGGTGATATTACCACCATCAATGACTTAA
- a CDS encoding beta-Ig-H3/fasciclin gives MESLTTVQGEDIAILVTDGNVMVNNANVTQTDIEASNGVIHIIDQVILPPSMT, from the coding sequence ATGGAATCCCTGACAACAGTACAGGGCGAAGACATCGCTATCCTTGTAACTGACGGAAATGTTATGGTGAACAATGCCAATGTGACACAGACCGACATTGAAGCCAGCAATGGTGTGATCCATATCATAGACCAGGTGATATTACCACCATCAATGACTTAA
- a CDS encoding flagellin, with the protein MAIEIGRGYEILPDNSILFNIWITNNTDFVINDLEVTLDHNESLLKLQGDRVQKLDSIPPAVARVVKFILKPLSCIHNELIEANITYRDHRWEKHVLTMEPRDIHCIFPFLCTRPISMGEFLDLSSGSRLAEAGLNFEGVYVDQVLLFLLQTCANCMYKVGERAVDGGRIVYLSGGFAGEESYYLLAVLIRKSDALTQVMLRAVSSRTAGTQDFLDEIVSRFQRLVGTARSLKDAGVIKNDHFISTVNSALKQSISSAEQGPSSLSFQDGAMQSSNAESLAVMVNTADNVAWHADENEDDVWRQEKERQRRKHEELERLRKRDEQRKALETRRLREWAAAEKAEKKTAPSGKYRMKYSSVALILIAAFIVFSIINDAPLTELIIPDILDHYNVSPFPSQEGAVEAVVVNFLTAVNKDDPGSAFAMYSGKDFLAPGSIPMIFKNKDIQAGGIKEINITSTEMSDNLALVKAECLVASLDISGREKDSFSIPIYFKLQNSEAGWIITRVSFIPLDMWEGKQSTQEVSSNLMVKNIEGVRAKSDAGAMSSTVDLLKINVGLNVGSSPVDLNNVAIKVNDGKTTHKLVYAGNDGRYGKMASFDSYSATKNLKNLLTGTGNPSMFYTAEKIRDEDGSFSQADPVINMGDLVTIYIATTSTSATGNNRIGSIYVGNLTNSALNIAPGTAMQITLTPDAGAVTETGFVTPSSYGTRENVQLYP; encoded by the coding sequence ATGGCAATTGAAATAGGCAGGGGATACGAGATCCTTCCTGATAATAGCATTCTATTCAATATATGGATCACCAACAATACAGATTTTGTCATTAACGACTTAGAGGTTACACTTGATCATAATGAATCGCTGTTGAAATTACAAGGCGACAGGGTACAGAAACTTGACAGCATTCCACCTGCCGTTGCTCGTGTTGTGAAATTCATTCTCAAACCTCTTTCATGTATTCATAACGAACTAATTGAAGCTAATATCACTTACCGTGACCATCGTTGGGAGAAGCATGTTCTCACAATGGAACCTAGGGATATACATTGTATATTTCCTTTCTTATGTACAAGACCAATATCAATGGGTGAGTTCCTGGACCTTTCTTCCGGGAGTCGTTTGGCAGAAGCCGGTCTGAACTTTGAAGGCGTATATGTTGACCAGGTTCTTTTATTCCTCTTGCAGACGTGCGCCAATTGTATGTATAAGGTAGGAGAGCGTGCTGTGGATGGTGGCAGGATAGTGTACCTCTCAGGCGGATTCGCAGGTGAGGAATCTTATTACCTGCTGGCCGTTCTTATAAGAAAGAGCGATGCCCTTACTCAGGTAATGCTGAGGGCTGTTTCATCAAGAACTGCCGGTACACAGGATTTCCTCGATGAGATCGTTTCCAGGTTCCAGCGCCTCGTGGGTACTGCAAGGTCGTTAAAGGATGCAGGTGTCATCAAAAATGATCACTTCATCAGTACCGTTAACTCTGCTCTGAAACAAAGCATCTCATCAGCAGAGCAGGGTCCCTCCTCTCTGAGTTTCCAGGATGGTGCCATGCAGAGTAGCAATGCCGAGTCTTTGGCTGTTATGGTAAATACCGCTGATAATGTTGCCTGGCACGCTGATGAGAATGAAGACGATGTATGGAGGCAGGAAAAAGAGCGTCAGAGGCGCAAGCATGAGGAACTGGAGCGTTTGAGGAAAAGGGATGAGCAAAGGAAAGCACTTGAGACACGAAGGCTGAGAGAATGGGCGGCAGCCGAAAAGGCTGAGAAGAAAACTGCTCCCTCCGGAAAGTACAGGATGAAGTATAGCTCGGTTGCCTTGATCTTAATAGCAGCTTTTATAGTTTTTTCAATCATCAATGATGCTCCACTTACGGAGTTGATTATTCCGGACATCCTTGATCATTATAATGTAAGCCCATTTCCATCACAGGAGGGAGCAGTAGAAGCTGTGGTTGTGAACTTTTTGACCGCTGTCAATAAAGATGATCCTGGTTCAGCTTTTGCCATGTATAGCGGCAAGGATTTCCTTGCTCCTGGAAGTATTCCTATGATATTCAAGAACAAAGACATCCAGGCAGGAGGCATCAAGGAGATAAATATTACTTCAACAGAGATGTCTGATAACCTTGCGCTCGTAAAAGCCGAATGCTTGGTTGCCAGCCTCGATATCTCCGGGAGGGAAAAAGATTCGTTTTCCATACCTATCTACTTCAAGCTCCAGAACTCCGAAGCAGGCTGGATAATCACTCGCGTATCGTTCATCCCTCTGGATATGTGGGAAGGCAAGCAGTCGACCCAGGAAGTGTCATCCAACCTGATGGTCAAGAACATAGAAGGAGTGCGCGCAAAGAGTGATGCCGGTGCCATGTCGTCTACTGTAGACTTACTCAAGATTAATGTAGGGCTCAATGTAGGTAGTTCTCCTGTAGATCTGAATAATGTTGCTATAAAGGTGAACGACGGTAAGACCACACATAAGCTTGTTTACGCAGGTAATGATGGAAGGTATGGAAAGATGGCTTCTTTTGACTCGTATAGTGCCACGAAGAATCTGAAGAACCTGCTTACAGGCACAGGAAATCCATCCATGTTCTATACTGCGGAAAAGATACGTGATGAGGACGGCTCTTTCTCACAGGCAGATCCTGTAATTAATATGGGTGACTTGGTGACAATTTATATTGCAACTACTTCCACGAGTGCAACTGGCAATAATCGCATCGGCTCCATATACGTTGGTAATCTAACAAATTCCGCACTGAACATCGCTCCGGGAACGGCAATGCAAATAACATTGACACCTGATGCTGGTGCCGTTACAGAGACTGGATTTGTAACGCCCTCCTCGTATGGTACCCGGGAGAACGTGCAGTTATATCCTTGA
- a CDS encoding phage shock protein C: MENKQRLTRSRDDRMLAGVAGGVGKYFDTDPTLVRLILVIAAFATDGLMIWIYILMAIIVPEEEKTKKVLRVDPEDNGPVPENERVVVIGEQSSGEVEPKKDTVDPAVWLGIGLILLGAFFLLSRLGLFWWFNWGIMWPLLIVLVGIWIILRSRR, from the coding sequence ATGGAGAACAAGCAAAGACTGACACGCAGCAGGGATGACCGTATGCTTGCAGGGGTGGCGGGAGGTGTCGGGAAATATTTCGATACCGATCCGACCCTAGTCAGGCTCATTCTTGTCATTGCTGCTTTTGCAACTGACGGGCTCATGATATGGATATACATACTCATGGCAATAATAGTCCCCGAGGAAGAGAAAACGAAAAAGGTACTCCGGGTAGATCCCGAAGATAATGGACCGGTCCCGGAAAATGAAAGGGTTGTCGTGATAGGTGAGCAGTCATCAGGGGAAGTGGAACCGAAAAAAGATACAGTTGATCCGGCAGTCTGGCTTGGAATCGGACTTATCCTGCTGGGTGCTTTCTTTCTGCTTTCCAGGCTGGGCCTGTTCTGGTGGTTCAACTGGGGTATTATGTGGCCGTTGCTTATTGTGCTTGTCGGGATATGGATAATACTTCGAAGCCGCAGGTGA
- a CDS encoding carbon monoxide dehydrogenase, translating into MFVEENRISYHKSVRTAYKRIKEDGMTNIWDRYEAQGMGGNPDRRCSFCQGGMRCDLCSNGPCRADAAKDKRGVCGITADGMAMRMMLLRNVMGASTYQYHTTQTIKTLRATAKGETPFKIVEEEKLRSFAGRLGIDSSGPANDVALKLCDFVEADLNREYGHPSRIVELLAPQERQQLWKELGIFPGGIHTEILRATSSCLTNVDGNYVSLALKAMKLGIAMAYQSQIVNEYCQDMIFGIPRPHNMRVDLGVLDPDYVNVLPNGHEPFLGFAMVQLARQAEWQEMAKGVGAKGLRIIANIETGQEMIQRWDMDDVLYGFTGNWIMQEAVMASGCVDVFVSDMNCSMPIDPLYAEKYRFKLIPVSDLISFEGVTDRIEYIPEKASEQAAQLLQMGIDNFKERRSTVVPITGQPLSEAVVGFSTESILDALGGKLDPLLDAIKAGTLRGVAGLVSCTTLRDTGQDNHSIAIAKELIKRDVLVLSMGCGNGAMQVGGLCSPEAKEIAGPGLRSVCEALGVPPVLSYGTCTDTGRLADLLAAVSAGLGGVAIPDLPVVATAPEYMEQKATIDAVFALALGLHTHVNPVPTVTGGPDLVKLLTHDCKDITGGLLNVETDSVKAVDMMMEHIEDKRRALGI; encoded by the coding sequence ATGTTTGTGGAAGAAAATAGGATATCGTATCATAAGTCAGTGCGCACAGCGTACAAGAGAATAAAAGAAGACGGCATGACAAATATCTGGGACCGGTATGAAGCTCAGGGAATGGGCGGAAACCCTGACAGGAGATGCAGCTTCTGCCAGGGCGGGATGCGCTGTGACCTCTGCTCCAACGGCCCCTGCCGTGCCGATGCGGCAAAGGACAAGAGGGGAGTGTGCGGGATAACAGCCGATGGTATGGCGATGCGCATGATGCTTCTGCGCAATGTCATGGGAGCTTCCACTTACCAGTATCATACTACACAAACCATCAAAACTCTGAGGGCCACTGCTAAGGGCGAGACCCCTTTTAAGATAGTCGAAGAAGAAAAGCTGAGAAGCTTTGCGGGCAGGCTTGGGATTGACAGTTCCGGCCCGGCAAATGATGTTGCTTTAAAGCTATGCGATTTTGTGGAAGCAGATCTTAACAGGGAATACGGGCATCCGAGCAGGATAGTTGAACTGCTTGCCCCGCAAGAGCGCCAGCAATTATGGAAAGAGCTTGGTATCTTTCCAGGTGGCATCCACACCGAGATATTAAGGGCCACAAGCTCTTGTCTGACAAACGTGGACGGGAATTACGTTAGCCTGGCCTTAAAGGCAATGAAACTTGGAATCGCCATGGCATACCAGAGCCAGATCGTCAATGAATACTGTCAGGACATGATCTTCGGGATACCCAGGCCGCATAATATGCGTGTGGATCTGGGAGTGCTGGATCCTGATTATGTAAACGTACTGCCCAACGGCCATGAGCCTTTCCTTGGATTTGCCATGGTCCAGCTTGCAAGACAGGCAGAGTGGCAGGAAATGGCAAAAGGAGTGGGTGCAAAGGGTCTCAGGATAATTGCAAATATAGAGACCGGACAGGAAATGATCCAGAGATGGGATATGGATGATGTGCTCTATGGTTTTACCGGGAACTGGATAATGCAGGAAGCCGTTATGGCAAGCGGTTGTGTGGATGTATTTGTGTCTGATATGAACTGTTCCATGCCTATAGATCCCCTGTATGCGGAAAAGTACAGGTTCAAACTCATTCCGGTAAGCGATCTGATATCCTTTGAGGGGGTCACGGACCGCATTGAGTACATACCCGAAAAAGCGAGTGAGCAGGCGGCACAGCTGCTTCAGATGGGAATCGACAATTTCAAGGAGCGAAGGTCAACCGTAGTGCCGATAACAGGACAGCCGCTCAGTGAAGCTGTCGTGGGATTTTCCACTGAGAGCATACTGGATGCGCTTGGCGGGAAACTTGACCCGCTTCTGGATGCCATCAAGGCGGGAACACTGCGCGGGGTAGCGGGCCTTGTATCCTGCACCACTTTAAGGGATACGGGACAGGATAACCATAGCATAGCCATCGCAAAGGAACTTATCAAACGGGATGTACTTGTGCTCTCTATGGGATGCGGTAACGGTGCCATGCAGGTGGGGGGACTTTGCAGTCCTGAAGCCAAAGAGATTGCAGGTCCGGGGCTTCGGTCCGTCTGCGAGGCTCTGGGGGTTCCACCTGTACTGAGCTACGGGACATGTACCGATACCGGAAGACTGGCAGACCTGCTTGCTGCGGTTTCTGCGGGTCTTGGCGGGGTTGCGATCCCTGACCTGCCTGTGGTGGCGACAGCACCTGAGTATATGGAACAGAAGGCTACCATAGATGCGGTCTTTGCCCTGGCCCTGGGACTTCACACGCATGTGAACCCGGTCCCGACGGTCACAGGGGGTCCTGACCTTGTGAAGCTGCTCACCCATGATTGCAAAGACATAACAGGTGGTCTCCTCAACGTGGAAACGGACAGCGTGAAAGCTGTTGACATGATGATGGAACACATCGAGGACAAGCGCAGGGCATTGGGTATTTGA
- a CDS encoding 6-phosphofructokinase — MRTIITLTMNPAIDKSTSTEHVIPEHKLYCKPAQYEPGGGGVNVSRAIKKLGGESLLVYPSGGMAGQMLSNLLEQEGVKQKALPIEGMTRENLIVLEGSTGQQYRFGMPGPQLQAGEWERCLRELSSASPAPDYLIASGSLPMGVPSDFYARAARVGKDIGAKVIVDASGEALEKALQEGVYLIKPNIREFQNLAGQDVMEEQQILDAAMKIIKDGMCEVIVISLGAAGALLVSENMVERMVPPTVPIISKVGAGDSMVAGIVLGLSTDKTLREAVLYGLAAGSAAVMTPGTELCRKEDTERLYAKMI, encoded by the coding sequence ATGAGAACGATTATTACCCTGACAATGAACCCTGCTATTGATAAGAGCACAAGCACTGAACATGTGATACCCGAGCATAAGCTCTACTGCAAACCTGCTCAGTATGAGCCTGGTGGAGGTGGTGTCAATGTGTCCAGGGCCATAAAAAAACTGGGAGGCGAATCGCTGCTGGTATATCCATCAGGAGGCATGGCCGGACAGATGCTCAGTAACCTTCTGGAGCAGGAAGGAGTTAAACAGAAGGCCTTGCCCATTGAGGGAATGACCCGGGAGAACCTTATAGTGCTGGAGGGATCCACAGGGCAACAGTACCGTTTCGGGATGCCCGGTCCTCAGCTGCAGGCAGGTGAATGGGAGCGGTGCCTCCGCGAACTGTCCTCGGCCAGCCCGGCGCCGGATTACCTGATAGCCAGCGGGAGTCTTCCCATGGGTGTACCGTCAGACTTCTATGCCCGTGCGGCACGTGTCGGGAAGGACATAGGTGCAAAGGTCATCGTTGACGCATCCGGTGAAGCACTTGAGAAGGCCCTGCAGGAAGGTGTTTATCTCATCAAGCCCAATATACGCGAATTCCAGAACCTCGCAGGCCAGGATGTCATGGAGGAGCAGCAGATTCTGGACGCGGCCATGAAGATCATAAAAGATGGAATGTGCGAAGTAATAGTAATATCCCTCGGTGCGGCCGGCGCCCTCCTTGTCTCTGAAAATATGGTCGAGCGCATGGTCCCGCCCACAGTGCCCATTATCAGCAAAGTGGGAGCCGGCGACAGCATGGTCGCAGGTATCGTCCTGGGTCTGTCAACGGACAAGACACTTAGAGAGGCGGTCCTGTATGGACTGGCTGCCGGTTCTGCAGCTGTCATGACCCCGGGGACAGAACTGTGCCGGAAAGAGGACACTGAACGCCTCTACGCAAAAATGATATAA